Proteins encoded by one window of Culicoides brevitarsis isolate CSIRO-B50_1 chromosome 2, AGI_CSIRO_Cbre_v1, whole genome shotgun sequence:
- the LOC134832035 gene encoding uncharacterized protein LOC134832035: MKIFAFFVLLSLIGVSKVNSQAAAPNPFTPQQIQCIRNCPRIANYNPVCGTDNFQYENSAHLRCAQRCGYNVQAAFNGRCEPFLNPPRNQQGVDNGFRGFFF; the protein is encoded by the exons atgaagatttttgcgtttttcgtTCTTCTCAGCTTGATcg gCGTGTCAAAAGTCAATTCTCAAGCAGCAGCTCCAAATCCATTCACACCGCAACAGATCCAATGTATCCGAAACTGCCCGAGAATAGCAAATTATAATCCGGTATGCGGAACTGACAACTTCCAATACGAAAATTCGGCACATTTGAGATGCGCGCAGCGATGTGGTTACa aCGTTCAAGCTGCTTTCAATGGTCGATGCGAGCCATTTTTGAACCCGCCGCGGAATCAGCAGGGCGTTGACAACGGATTTCGAGGCTTTTTCTTCTAA
- the LOC134829008 gene encoding mesenchyme-specific cell surface glycoprotein-like: MKTFVIIFGVFCVAAAQNTFPFPNFGQFGLPGGPVGGFGQQGAVPAQGFQGMQQGGQGFNPFVAFHPTNLYQQALNGFNNPNNFQGQGLQGQYQGGQGVQGQQFQGQGPQQGQNFQQGGQNGQNFQGQSPQGQQNFQQGPQQGQNFQQGGQNLQGQGPQGQQFQGQVPQQGAQQPVQGNLATKDGSQPLSGVEQSQLDEIFNKPAQ; the protein is encoded by the exons ATGAAGACTTTTGTGATTATTTTTG GGGTTTTTTGTGTTGCTGCAGCGCAAAATACTTTTCCGTTCCCGAATTTCGGGCAATTTGGGCTTCCAGGAGGTCCTGTGGGAGGATTTGGGCAACAAGGAGCTGTTCCGGCGCAAGGATTTCAAGGGATGCAACAAGGCGGGCAAGGATTTAATCCGTTTGTGGCGTTCCATCCGACAAATTTGTACCAGCAAGCGTTGAATGGGTTCAATAATCCGAATAATTTTCAAGGACAAGGGCTTCAGGGACAATATCAAGGCGGGCAAGGAGTTCAGGGGCAACAATTTCAAGGTCAGGGACCTCAGCAGGGGCAAAATTTCCAACAAGGAGGTCAAAATGGACAAAATTTCCAAGGTCAAAGCCCTCAAGGTCAACAAAATTTCCAACAGGGACCTCAGCAAGGACAGAATTTCCAACAAGGAGGTCAAAATTTGCAAGGACAAGGACCTCAAGGGCAACAATTTCAAGGTCAAGTACCTCAACAAGGCGCCCAACAGCCCGTTCAAGGCAATTTAGCGACTAAAGACGGATCCCAACCCCTTTCTGGCGTCGAACAGAGCCAActtgacgaaatttttaacaagccAGCACAGTAG